The Sporocytophaga myxococcoides genome window below encodes:
- a CDS encoding PorP/SprF family type IX secretion system membrane protein, with translation MILGGSIRSLYILLLCWMFNLNYCSSQDIQYSQFYANVLYLNPAFAGNAHALRGIYHQRVQWPALNAKYITSHFSIDNYFNKANSGVGFMVYKDWQGASTIASTEAAFQYAYELHLTQQHSFRAGIQTSYVSRYIDYSGLYFPDQYDSYGYLGKQTSQPFQNDQVQYLDFSSGGIFYSDHYWIGATYAHMNRPNQSFYGEDSRLPYKLDFIAGYRLDIETRNVNKEINQGRDIYITPTAHYKSQGKSDQIDLGVYFLYDHLITGLWYRGIPLLKHYRWQLQNNESMVILAGWRVNGLSISYSFDHTVSKLAPAHTGGSHELNITYLYELTRKRKKIIKKIPCPHFYQ, from the coding sequence ATGATATTGGGGGGATCTATTCGTTCGTTATATATACTTTTGCTGTGCTGGATGTTTAATCTGAATTACTGCAGCTCTCAGGATATTCAATATTCTCAGTTTTATGCCAATGTATTGTATTTAAACCCAGCATTTGCAGGAAATGCACATGCTCTCAGAGGCATCTATCATCAGCGCGTACAATGGCCAGCATTGAATGCTAAGTATATTACATCTCATTTTTCTATTGATAATTATTTCAATAAAGCAAATAGTGGAGTTGGATTTATGGTTTATAAAGACTGGCAAGGAGCAAGTACTATAGCCTCTACCGAAGCAGCTTTTCAATATGCATACGAACTGCACCTCACGCAACAACATTCCTTTCGTGCAGGAATTCAGACAAGTTATGTTTCACGATACATAGATTACTCCGGATTATACTTTCCTGATCAATATGACTCTTACGGATACCTCGGAAAACAAACCAGTCAACCTTTCCAGAATGACCAGGTTCAATACCTGGATTTCAGTTCAGGTGGCATCTTCTACTCTGACCATTACTGGATTGGAGCTACCTATGCACATATGAACAGACCTAATCAATCCTTTTATGGTGAAGACAGCCGACTCCCATATAAACTTGATTTTATAGCAGGTTATCGTTTAGATATTGAAACGAGAAATGTAAATAAAGAGATTAATCAGGGAAGAGACATTTACATCACTCCTACCGCACATTATAAATCCCAGGGCAAATCCGACCAGATAGATCTTGGAGTATACTTTTTATACGATCACTTGATCACCGGACTATGGTATCGGGGAATACCGCTGCTTAAGCATTACAGATGGCAATTGCAAAATAATGAATCGATGGTAATACTTGCTGGGTGGAGAGTAAACGGACTTAGTATAAGTTATAGTTTTGACCATACTGTTTCCAAACTTGCCCCTGCCCATACTGGAGGATCTCATGAACTTAATATAACATATCTTTATGAATTGACCAGAAAACGAAAGAAGATCATAAAGAAAATACCTTGTCCGCATTTCTATCAGTAA
- a CDS encoding RNA polymerase sigma factor: MDRSIITAAAGGDKKAFRTIFDFFVPKLRPVALRYARTDFEAEDILQEAFVKIYHNLNTYKFQGSFEGWIKRIVINTALNHYDKHKRDYQLDNIEKVEEEDLGIEEAKDIDEIEPSLLLSIFQNLPDGYRLVMNLYVLEDYSHKEIAQMLGISEGSSRSQFSKARKYIKKVLAGLRNNNKTNLLNKDTTVS, encoded by the coding sequence ATGGATAGATCAATAATAACAGCTGCGGCTGGAGGTGATAAAAAAGCTTTCAGAACAATATTTGATTTTTTTGTGCCGAAGCTGAGACCAGTTGCATTAAGATATGCAAGAACGGACTTCGAAGCAGAAGACATTCTGCAGGAAGCATTTGTAAAAATTTATCATAACCTTAACACTTATAAATTTCAGGGCTCCTTTGAAGGCTGGATCAAGCGGATAGTGATCAATACTGCACTAAATCATTATGATAAACATAAAAGAGATTATCAGCTTGATAACATTGAGAAAGTTGAAGAAGAAGACCTTGGAATTGAAGAAGCCAAAGATATTGACGAAATAGAACCATCCTTACTTTTATCAATTTTTCAAAATCTTCCGGACGGATACAGACTTGTCATGAACCTTTACGTATTGGAAGATTATTCTCATAAGGAAATAGCTCAAATGCTGGGAATTTCAGAAGGAAGCTCTCGTTCTCAGTTTTCAAAGGCTCGTAAATACATAAAAAAAGTATTAGCCGGGCTTCGAAATAACAATAAAACCAATCTTCTTAATAAAGATACTACTGTAAGCTAA
- a CDS encoding FecR family protein encodes MKEFANKDSFKDRIKNKMDDSPVYKNHEEELWSKIISDIESDEAKEKNIVRKIHPAIWLTAAAALFIGLLISILYLKDNQPTTPILANKTQQVKRDSPIVDSIKDVNKIGNSPTEEKLPIKSNITNRTASTEATSLISSEEKVLEYTLPDGSQLTLNKTASVALKDNFKNERSLSIQGEVYFEIEPDKSRPFTIHFDKHYLLVVGTKFNIRNMKDENFKEISVTEGIVRIYPQNMGQGIEVKAGEQLKIYEEGETELAKVNPDNFIFWKLGILNFKNSTIEDVAELMSRQYNQKISIAKSISKCTFTGDFTQLSLDEAIQILKITTSYKVEKRKDEIYISGEGCK; translated from the coding sequence ATGAAAGAGTTTGCAAACAAAGATTCTTTCAAGGATCGAATAAAAAATAAGATGGACGATAGTCCTGTGTACAAAAACCATGAAGAAGAATTATGGTCAAAAATAATAAGTGATATTGAATCAGATGAGGCTAAAGAAAAAAACATAGTTAGAAAAATTCATCCGGCAATTTGGTTGACAGCAGCAGCAGCATTGTTCATAGGCCTCCTGATAAGTATTCTTTATTTAAAAGATAATCAACCGACGACTCCTATATTGGCAAACAAGACCCAGCAAGTAAAGAGAGATTCACCAATAGTCGATAGTATAAAAGATGTTAATAAAATTGGAAATTCTCCTACAGAGGAAAAACTACCCATCAAATCAAATATAACGAATAGAACAGCATCAACAGAAGCTACTTCTCTGATTTCTTCCGAAGAAAAAGTACTTGAATATACTTTACCGGATGGCTCTCAACTCACATTGAATAAAACAGCATCCGTAGCATTAAAGGATAATTTTAAAAACGAAAGAAGTTTATCCATCCAAGGAGAAGTGTATTTCGAAATTGAACCGGATAAATCCAGGCCGTTTACCATCCACTTTGACAAGCATTATCTTCTTGTGGTAGGCACCAAATTCAACATTCGGAATATGAAGGATGAAAATTTCAAAGAAATTTCTGTTACTGAAGGCATTGTTAGAATATATCCCCAAAATATGGGACAAGGAATTGAAGTAAAAGCGGGAGAACAGTTAAAAATTTATGAAGAAGGTGAAACTGAATTAGCTAAGGTTAATCCTGATAATTTTATTTTCTGGAAATTGGGTATCCTGAACTTCAAAAATTCAACAATAGAAGATGTAGCTGAACTCATGTCAAGACAATATAACCAGAAAATATCCATTGCCAAATCAATTTCAAAATGTACCTTTACGGGTGACTTTACTCAGCTTAGCCTGGATGAAGCTATTCAAATCCTAAAAATTACAACATCGTATAAGGTAGAAAAAAGAAAGGATGAGATTTATATTTCTGGAGAAGGTTGTAAATAA